The Trypanosoma brucei gambiense DAL972 chromosome 10, complete sequence genome has a segment encoding these proteins:
- a CDS encoding cullin, putative — protein sequence MLDAAPLLHDVSTEEKWCVISDAVNAIFKKSLSKYSFQQVHHSVFQMCQTQRSGTLFDLLHHALSKEVTIIREQLLTSTDSVLLQDLETQWEDFSAALRRISDALFYLDKNYTNNQKTISQMGESLFYAGVLKNEVISNTFVSSVRQSLEFGFASQKSLKCLTSKLRELYRDTIFEPLVERPLLEVLTAKYKGEMELKLDSLDVDGYLTWALTTVGQVQSDVSKLVGDSMDQAVRQHMRGLLIKENTQKLLYSCSGGGSTMVRKMNSASLGRLADALVTVGETDALLEMLISTTKAVGCELLSEVENEDPVAAVGKVLTLRNNLQQLVEKLPGALRGDKPPIVRALAEIVNECPDFSTKLAYYYDVKARSRGTHDSMDQVAADTFSLYRLLRSKESFEQTFKLLLAARLINCKPNDSLVHEIIFVEHLRSECGDSVANHLDVMIKDGRMRTEINRGFLSSLSPDVQLPLSFDVTVITAGVWPIYPGFEINLPECMQQCVSLFQAYYIPHHNGRVLSFHTGCGTICFTLNHKEVYELAAPTSFVNTILCFQSCGGIDEPLTVKDICNKTKMIETDVLPQLEALVNTGLISNVPSGGLSRFIFNKHFAHHRTKLRIGNVGGNRTVKASAEVRVTQVASETTHAESIQAVLMQIVKRNKTLSHGEMFTQVAEALKGSRITPVMVHIKQNLEILINKGLISRGSRPDIYVYEA from the coding sequence ATGTTGGACGCTGCGCCGTTGCTTCATGATGTGTCAACCGAGGAGAAATGGTGCGTGATCAGTGATGCCGTTAATGCTATATTCAAAAAATCGTTATCGAAATACTCCTTTCAACAGGTTCACCATTCAGTTTTTCAGATGTGCCAAACTCAGCGGAGTGGTACTCTTTTTGATCTTCTCCACCATGCACTTTCAAAAGAGGTCACAATTATACGTGAGCAATTGCTCACGTCGACTGACTCCGTTCTTCTTCAAGATCTTGAAACTCAGTGGGAAGATTTTAGCGCTGCGCTTCGTCGCATCAGTGATGCACTGTTTTACCTCGATAAAAATTATACAAACAACCAGAAAACAATTTCACAGATGGGAGAGAGTCTTTTTTACGCAGGAGTGCTGAAAAATGAAGTTATCTCCAACACTTTCGTCAGCAGTGTTCGCCAAAGCCTGGAGTTTGGCTTTGCATCTCAGAAGTCCTTGAAGTGTTTGACTAGCAAACTTCGTGAGTTATACAGGGACACAATCTTTGAACCCCTTGTGGAGCGGCCCCTCCTTGAAGTTTTGACGGCGAAGtataagggggaaatggaacTGAAGCTAGACTCCTTAGATGTTGACGGCTATCTTACCTGGGCTCTGACTACGGTTGGTCAGGTACAGTCTGATGTCTCTAAGCTTGTTGGTGACAGTATGGATCAGGCAGTCAGGCAGCACATGAGAGGGTTGCTtatcaaagaaaatacgcAAAAGCTCCTCTACAGCTGTTCGGGTGGCGGCTCAACTATGGTCAGGAAAATGAACTCAGCATCTTTGGGAAGGCTGGCTGATGCTCTTGTAACGGTTGGTGAAACCGATGCCCTTTTGGAGATGTTGATTTCAACTACGAAGGCAGTGGGTTGTGAACTGCTGAGTGAAGTTGAGAATGAAGACCCTGTGGCAGCCGTGGGGAAAGTGTTAACTCTGAGAAACAATCTCCAACAACTCGTGGAGAAGCTTCCTGGTGCATTAAGAGGTGACAAACCGCCAATAGTACGGGCCCTTGCAGAAATTGTGAATGAATGCCCTGATTTTTCAACGAAACTGGCGTATTATTACGATGTCAAAGCCAGATCAAGGGGTACACACGATTCGATGGATCAAGTGGCTGCTGACACCTTCAGTCTTTATCGACTTCTCAGATCAAAGGAATCATTTGAGCAAACCTTTAAGCTGCTTCTGGCGGCAAGGCTCATCAACTGTAAGCCAAACGATTCACTTGTACATGAAATTATCTTCGTTGAGCATCTTCGGAGTGAATGTGGAGACTCTGTCGCTAACCATCTTGACGTCATGATTAAGGACGGTAGGATGCGGACTGAAATAAACAGAGGTTTCCTCAGTTCTCTTTCTCCAGACGTCCAGTTACCGTTGAGTTTTGATGTCACGGTTATCACCGCAGGTGTGTGGCCAATCTATCCCGGCTTCGAGATTAACCTTCCCGAATGCATGCAGCAGTGTGTGAGTTTGTTTCAGGCGTATTATATTCCTCATCACAATGGCAGGGTTCTTAGTTTCCACACCGGTTGTGGGACGATATGCTTTACACTTAACCACAAGGAAGTGTATGAGCTCGCAGCACCAACGTCTTTCGTGAACACTATACTTTGCTTTCAGAGCTGTGGCGGTATCGACGAACCACTGACAGTAAAAGACATTTGCAACAAGACGAAAATGATTGAGACGGATGTGTTGCCTCAGCTGGAGGCTCTTGTAAACACTGGTTTGATTAGTAATGTTCCCTCCGGCGGGCTGTCACGATTCATATTCAATAAACATTTTGCGCACCACAGGACAAAGCTTCGGATAGGAAATGTAGGTGGAAACAGAACAGTGAAAGCTAGTGCGGAGGTGCGGGTTACTCAGGTGGCGTCAGAGACTACTCATGCAGAGAGTATCCAAGCAGTGTTGATGCAAATAGTGAAACGTAACAAAACTCTTTCTCACGGTGAAATGTTTACCCAAGTGGCTGAGGCTCTAAAGGGAAGCAGGATCACGCCGGTGATGGTCCATATCAAACAAAATTTGGAGATACTTATCAACAAAGGATTGATATCTCGGGGGAGCAGACCTGACATCTACGTCTACGAAGCTTGA
- a CDS encoding fibrillarin, putative encodes MRGGFGRGGGSGFRGGRGGGAPSRGRGGAGRGGGRGGNAGPRGRGGRGGGGRGGGAGAKVVVEPHLLHPGVFISKGKADSLCTLNMVPGVSVYGEKRVEVGATQSGDEKKEYRLWNPYRSKLAAAIYAGVGSIHMKPGSKVLYLGAASGTTVSHVSDLVGPEGMVYAVEFSNRSGRDLVDMSKRRPNIVPIIEDARYPMKYRMLMPMVDCIFMDVAQPDQARILALNAQAFLKNGGHYVISIKANCIDSTLDAPVVIAAELDKLRKDRLKPLEQASLEPFERDHAVVVGVYRSMKKAVQQ; translated from the coding sequence ATGCGAGGTGGGTTTGGACGTGGAGGCGGTAGTGGATTCCGAGGCGGAAGAGGTGGCGGTGCACCAAGCCGTGGTCGGGGTGGCGCTGGACGAGGAGGTGGAAGGGGCGGTAACGCTGGACCCCGCGGCCGCGGTGGCCGTGGTGGAGGAGGTCGTGGTGGGGGTGCTGGAGCCAAAGTTGTCGTTGAACCCCATTTGTTGCATCCCGGTGTCTTTATTTCTAAGGGTAAAGCGGATTCACTATGCACGCTTAATATGGTTCCTGGAGTGTCAGTATACGGGGAAAAGCGTGTAGAAGTAGGGGCAACACAGAGTGGTGACGAGAAAAAGGAGTATCGGCTTTGGAATCCATACCGGTCAAAGCTTGCTGCCGCCATTTATGCGGGAGTAGGGAGCATCCACATGAAACCTGGCTCAAAGGTGTTGTACCTGGGGGCCGCCAGCGGCACGACTGTGAGCCACGTGAGCGATCTTGTTGGACCTGAAGGAATGGTTTACGCGGTAGAGTTCTCCAACCGAAGTGGTCGTGACCTCGTTGATATGTCGAAGAGAAGGCCTAACATCGTTCCTATAATAGAGGACGCTCGTTACCCAATGAAATACCGTATGCTGATGCCGATGGTGGACTGCATTTTCATGGATGTTGCCCAACCTGATCAGGCCCGGATTCTCGCGTTAAATGCTCAGGCATTTCTTAAGAATGGTGGTCATTACGTAATTTCTATCAAAGCCAACTGTATCGACTCAACCCTCGATGCTCCCGTGGTTATCGCAGCTGAACTTGATAAGTTGAGAAAGGACCGTCTGAAGCCACTGGAGCAAGCCTCACTGGAACCGTTTGAAAGAGACCACGCAGTTGTCGTAGGGGTGTATCGCTCTATGAAGAAAGCAgtacaacaataa
- a CDS encoding chromatin binding protein, putative yields the protein MAPYAVVGACSAATYSCEETIEILGKRLEAGDTLLKVAYCAKHYGVALFRSGCLILLAPGFPEYHGSTVQNGEDNVKDVAAGDTHIVFCKEDGTVHSFGYSNIYGQLGDGSVWTSHKAEGGEDSDDGVPALSAPKMISGFGNGSYDVDGGDVIEGRRLCVPITAVSCGSHHTLLMTRKCNAVYGCGLGLSGQLGGKRKPPLQASFKSIRLLFGLPIRQIAAAGNHSFVLLQTGKLLAFGDNTSGQLGLGSTKAVGTPTPVAIRSVSPQPRGNENLDSYAIKTLRAAWGSAESMYFPLRVERISPELGPGEARIVSIWCSANRSVLLTSDMDWLSCGLPISRSRCIGDGQQQRMDRYGALGRWIKDKRESTWFGKMRWSERLGVAIKTTFPSLAGDALLEAARSEVRLVCFNHFVVLLIPGKDASNKSLLFLQGEGQSVETVQGGERLSVAAVARADKLLQDREVDDDSCEYALSGGHAIVATDHFLAVI from the coding sequence GTTGTGAAGAGACGATAGAAATTCTCGGAAAACGCCTAGAAGCGGGTGATACACTTCTGAAGGTGGCGTATTGCGCGAAACACTACGGAGTCGCCCTGTTCAGAAGTGGTTGTTTGATATTGTTGGCCCCGGGGTTCCCCGAATATCACGGAAGCACCGTGCAAAATGGGGAGGATAACGTTAAGGATGTTGCAGCCGGTGACACACACATCGTCTTTTGCAAAGAAGACGGAACTGTGCATTCATTTGGTTACAGTAACATTTATGGGCAGTTGGGCGACGGCAGTGTGTGGACCAGTCACAAAGCGGAAGGTGGCGAAGACAGTGACGACGGGGTTCCAGCACTTTCTGCCCCGAAGATGATCAGTGGCTTCGGTAACGGTAGTTACGATGTCGATGGAGGAGACGTGATTGAAGGTAGGCGCCTTTGTGTGCCAATTACTGCTGTGTCTTGCGGATCCCATCACACGTTGCTGATGACAAGGAAGTGCAACGCGGTGTACGGTTGTGGCCTTGGTCTGAGTGGCCAACTGGGTGGGAAGCGAAAACCCCCATTACAGGCGTCGTTCAAATCTATCCGCCTCCTTTTCGGACTGCCGATAAGGCAAATCGCCGCGGCGGGGAATCACTCCTTCGTGTTACTGCAAACTGGAAAACTACTGGCCTTCGGAGACAATACCAGCGGGCAACTCGGCCTCGGCTCCACGAAAGCTGTTGGTACACCAACCCCCGTTGCTATTCGTTCCGTTTCACCCCAACCAAGGGGGAATGAAAATTTGGATTCGTATGCTATCAAAACGCTGAGGGCCGCTTGGGGGTCAGCGGAAAGCATGTATTTTCCGCTTCGTGTAGAGCGTATAAGTCCGGAACTGGGGCCAGGAGAAGCACGCATTGTGTCGATCTGGTGCTCGGCCAATCGTTCAGTCTTGCTCACAAGCGACATGGACTGGCTATCGTGCGGCCTTCCTATTTCTCGAAGTCGTTGCATTGGTGATGGTCAGCAACAGAGGATGGATAGGTACGGAGCACTCGGCCGTTGGATAAAGGACAAACGAGAGTCCACTTGGTTTGGGAAAATGCGGTGGTCAGAGAGGTTGGGGGTGGCCATCAAGACCACCTTTCCGTCGCTTGCAGGAGATGCTTTGCTCGAAGCCGCGCGAAGTGAGGTCCGACTAGTTTGCTTTAATCACTTCGTGGTTCTTCTCATCCCAGGAAAGGACGCATCAAATAagtcccttctttttcttcagggTGAGGGCCAAAGCGTCGAGACTGTTCAGGGCGGTGAGCGTTTGtccgttgctgctgtcgcgCGTGCGGATAAGCTTCTCCAAGACCGCGAAGTTGACGATGACTCCTGCGAGTACGCTCTTTCAGGGGGGCATGCGATCGTCGCTACCGACCACTTTTTAGCTGTTATttga